The genomic region ATATTCCTTTACTTTCAACTGATGAATAGCCACAAAAATTCGAAAAAATTTCTACTTTTCCTTCTTTTAGTAATATTAATTCTTTAATATATTCTCCTTCATTTACAAGTATTCTATCAGGTGCATATAAAAATTCTCTCACAAAAATCACTTCCATTTATTTATAATCATTTAAAATAAAGTGTTCCATCAGGCCTCAAGGTTGCTATTTTATTTTTAACAAGCTCTGCAAAAAATTCATTTATATCTTCTTTAATACAAAATAAATTTAAAAATTGATTAGGTGTCAATCGTAATTGATTTAATCTTTCAATAGAATATTTTTTTATTAACAAAGAAGCTTTTGAAATTAAATCATGTTGACTTAATAAATTCTTCTGAAAATCAACTCTATATATAAGCGCCTTCAATATATTTTTACCCAACAAATAACTTTCTTCAATTAAATTTTCAAAATTCTCCGAATTAATTAAAATCATCTGTAATGGTGTTTTAGTAAAAACAGTTGCAGTTCTTTTTATGCTCTGTAAGACCGCAATTTCACCTACAATTTCTCCTTCAGTTAAAATATTTAATAATATTTCCGTATTATTTTCAATAAACCGTGAAACATAAATATTACCACTTAAGACTAAAAAAGACCAATCTCCTTCTTCACCTTCATAAAACAAAACAGTATTACCTGGAATTAAATATCCTTTTTTAAAATATGTTTTATATATATTTTCTAATTCATTTCCTTTTAATATGCTTTTTAATATTTTAAAAGAAAATAAAGAATCTAAAAAATCATATTTGTATTTAATTTTTTCAAATAATTCATTAGCCTTTTTTTTGTTTAAAAAATTCGTACAATATATTTTCCATATATCTATTTCTGCTTTAAAAAAAGGATCTTTTATTTCATTTAAATTTATTTTATTAAGAATATCTAACGCATCTTCTACTTCTTCTTCTAATATTTTTTCTCTTGCATAGATATAACTTTGAATAAATTTATCATTAAAATAGTTCCAATTATATCTATATATTTTTTTAAAAATTTTCTTTGTTTCCTGATCTGTATATATTTTTTCTTCATTTGATCGCGAGAATTTTGATGAAATTTTTTTATTCATGTTAATGAGCATATTTATTCTTTTTTCTATAGCCAATTTTAATAATTCTTTATTTTGAGATAAATATTCATTCGCTTCATTTAAATCATCTATAATTAAAATCTCACTGTTTCTTACATTTTTTAAAAATTCGTTTGTTTTTACTCCAAACAAAAATTCCTCTGAAAATACTCCTTTATTAATATATATTTTCCTATAATCACAAAAACGCGATTGGCATAATAAATCGCCTTTCTTTAATACTATAAGACCTATTGAATATTCATTTTCATCTTGAATGTCTTTTTCCTCATAAAATTTTAATTTCTCCATAAAAATTCACTCCCTATTAAATTATACTCTATTAATTTAACAAAATCAATATAAAAAAAGCGGGATGCCTCCCGCTTAATCACTCATTAACTTAATAAAAAATTTTCTTCTCCTTGGACCATCAAATTCACAAAAGTATATTCCTTGCCATGTCCCTAATAATATATCATTATCTTTTATTATTATAGTTAAAGAGGGGCCAACCAATGTTGATTTAATGTGCGAATCAGAATTACCTTCAAGATGCGTAAAATAAGATTCTGAAGGTATTAATTTATTCAAAAATTCTTTCATATCTCTTTTTACAGATGGATCTGCATTCTCATTCATTGTAATTCCTGCTGTAGTATGTGGTACAAAAATTATGGCAATTCCATCTTTTATTTTACTTTCTTTTACAAAATCTCTTATATTATGAGTAATATCTATATATTCATTTCTATGTGATGTCGAAATAAAAAATTCTTTCAACATATTTCCACCTCATCTGAAAAAAATATTAGTTACTATAGTATAACCATTTTCATCTTTACTAATATGAACTTTCACGTTTTTCCCATCTATTTTGGCCTTTTTTCTTACATAGTCTCTGATCACTTTCGACACTTCGTTTACATTAATATTAAAATTGTATCTTTCTACAACTGCAACATTGCTCTCTTCTTTCATAGAAAGATTTGATATATTTTCTCTTCTATTACCAACAAGATTTTGCATTCTTTTTAGTGCAACATCTCTACTAGCCTTCTTCTTGCCAAAATTAAACCAACCCATTCATATCACCTGCCACCAAACATCTTTTGCAGGAATCCCATAAACCCTTTTCTAGAATCATCCTTTAAAAGCGCAAAATCATTTTCTATTGGATTCTCCTTCCCAGCAATCCTTTGTGCAATATTCATAAATATATTTGAAACTCTTGAATTATCCTCTAATGTAACAGGAACACCTTTATTAGTCGCAATAATTATTTCTTCACTATCAGGAACAACACCTAATAATTCAATAGCTAATCCTGTTTTAATATCTTCAGGAGAAAGCATTTCGTTTTTATTTATCATATGAAGTTTTACTCTATTAACTACCAAAGAAATACTATCTTCATCAAATTTTTCATTTTCTAATAATCCTATAACTCTATCAGCATCGCTTATAGCTGTTAACTCAGGAGTTGTAACAACTATTGCATGTTGTGCTGCTACAACTGCATTTTTAAACCCTCTTTCAATTCCTGCAGGAGAATCAACAATTACATAATCAAAATGTTTAGATAATTCATTTACTATCATTTTCATATCTTCAGGTGATATCATATCTTTATTTGCAATCTGAGAAGACGCCAATAAATTTAGCTTTTTTATTTGTTTGTGCTTAACAACTGCTTCTATTGGTGATTTGCCACCTTTTACAACATCTAAAATAGTATAGACAATTCTATTTTCAAGTCCTAAAACTAAATCTAAATTTTTTAATCCAATGTCTGCATCAATTAAACATACATCATATCCCATTAAAGCCAGGGAAGCACCTATGTTTGCGGAAACAGTTGTTTTCCCTACTCCCCCCTTCCCAGAAGTAACAACAATAACTTTACTTTTTTTCATAATGCCCCCTCCAAAACTTATATTTAAATTTCATTACATATTATACAACATTTTTTTAAAATATCAAAATCCATAATTCACTTATTATGAGAATTATGGATTTTGATTATTCAATAAAATATTATATGTTTTTAATTGTAAAATTTTTAGTTTTCAATATTTAAAAATTTAAAATAAAAAAGCCAACCTTCAAGGTTGGCCTTTAGAGTTATTCTTCAACTGAAATAGCTTGTGTTGGACATGAATCTGCTGCATCTTGTGCGCAAGGTAAATCTGTTTCAGAAACTAATGCTTCTGCTTTACCTTCGTCACTAATTTTGAATACATCTGGACATAAGTTTTCACAAACTCCACATCCGATACATGCGTCTTGGTCAACGAATACTTTCACCCTAAACACCTCCATTTATAAGAATAACTATATGTATTATAACTCAAAAAATATCAAAGAATATTAAATTAACTTAACAAATTACATATTTTTTATTATTTCCACCATTTTATCTACTAATTCTAATCCTACTCTTCTTTGTGCTTCTTTTGTTGTTGCCCCAATATGTGGAGTTGCTACAACCATAGGATGGTTCAATAACTTCATTTGTAATTCTGAAGTTGGTGGTTCTGTTTCAAATACATCTAATCCTACTCCAAGAATTTTACCTGATTCTAAAGATTTTAACAATGCTTCTTCATCAACTACTCCACCACGAGCTGCATTAATTATAACTACATTATCCTTCATCATTTCAAATTCTTTTTCAGATATTAAATGTTTTGTCTTTTCATTTAATGGAACATGTAACGTAATAATGTCAGAGTTTTTAATCAATTCTTCAAAAGATACTTGTTTTACATTATGTTCTTTTTGAACTTCTTCGGGAATCTCAAAAACGTCAAATACTAATACTTTCATATCAAACCCTGTAACTAACTTTCTAACTAATTTACCAATATGTCCAAATCCAACAATACCTAACGTTTTTCCAGTTAATTCATAACCTTTTAATTTTTTCTTTTCCCATTTTCCTTCTCTTAATGAAGTAGTTCCAGTTACAAGATGTCTGTATATTGATAACATATATCCTACTACCAATTCTGCAACTGATAAGGAATTAGCGCCAGGAGTATTAATTACTTTTATATTCTTTTCCTTAGCAGCTTCTAAATCAACATTATCCAATCCCATTCCTGCTCTGGCTATTAATTTTAAATTTTTACCATTTTCTATTATTTCACTTGTTACTTTTGTAGCACTTCTTACAACTAAAACATCGAAATCTTTAACTTTTTCTTTTAATTCTTCTTTTTCAAAGTGTTCAATTGTTATTTTTGCTTCTGGTAATGCATCTTTTAATCTTTGTGTAGCTTCCTCAGCTAAAGGATCGTTAATATGTATCCACATATTAAACACCTTCTTTCATAAATACTTCTTGTGCAGCTTTGACACCTGAACCCAATTCAACATCAAAACCAAATTTCTTTAATGCCATTTCTAAAGCACTAATTCCGACAATAACATCATATTTTGACATGTATCCTAAATGAGCAATTCTTATAATTTTTCCTTTTAAGTGTGCTTGACCACCAGCAAAGGTTACCCCTTCTTCATCTCTTAGATATTTTAGTATTTTTCCACCATCAACGCCTTCAGGAACTTTTACTGAAGTTAAAACATTTCCAGGATTTTTTGCAAATAATTCAAGTCCCATAGCTTTAACAGCTGCCCTTGTTGCATCAGCCATTATTCTATGTCTTTCCCAAACATTTTCAATTCCTTCTTCTTCTATCATTTGGACAGATTTTGCTAATTGATAAACTAAATTTACCGGTGGTGTATATGGTGAATCTGGATATTTTTTCTTATAAGCTTTCAAATCAAAGTAATAGTGATGATTTTTATTTTCTTCGATCACTTTCCATGCCTTTTCACTTACACTAATTAAAGCAATACCGGGAGGCATCATGAAACCTTTTTGGACACCTGTTACAACTATATCTAAATTCCATTCATCCATTTTCAAAGGTTGAGCTAGCATACCACTGATAGCATCTACGGCAATAATTGCATCTGTATCTTTTACTATTTCAGCTATTTCTTTTATAGGATGTATTGTACCTGTTGATGTTTCACTTAATGTTGTAAATACAGCTTTAGTATCAGGATTTTTTTCTAATAATTCTTTAATTGTTTCTGGTTTTACGTAATCTCCCCATTCTAAATCCACAACAATAGGATCTATTCCATAAGCTTTACAAATTTCCATCCATCTTTCACCAAATTTACCAGCAACGACTACGATAGCTTTATCTCCTGGATTTAAAGTATTAGCAACAGCTGTTTCCATTGCTCCTGTTCCTGATGAAGATAATATAAATACAGGATTTTTTGTCTGAAAAATATATTGTGCCCCTTCTAAAGCTATTTTTTGAATTTCTAAATATTGAGGAGTTCTGTGATGAATTGTATCTTTTGCACCTTCCAACAATAAATCAATAGGCACAGGAGTTGGGCCTGGTGCCAACAAATAATTTTTTCTTATCATTTTTGCCATATATAACCCTCCTTTAAAATTTAGTATTTACCAATTTTGATTATACCATACTTATTATTTTTTAAAAACCCTCCATATAATTAAAAAAAAGCGGATTTTATAAGATAATGAAATTTTTTTCATTATATTCGTGTTTTTCTAATTTTTGCAATTTATAATATAAATAGTATAATTATATATAAATATAGAAACAAAAAGAGGTGAACTATGTGGAAATTATAAAAAAACTAAAAAATATGGAGTTCAATTCAGAAAATACTGCTATATTATGTGTTGATTGTCAAAATGGTTTTACTTTACGTTGCCCAAATGAATTACCTGTCGAAGGGACTGATGAAAAATGGATAAAATCTGTGAATGAATTTTTAAACGAAGCGAAAAAAAATAATTATTTAATAGTTGCAAGTAAAGATGATCATCCGAAAAATCATAAATCTTTTGAAATATGGCCACCACATTGTATAAAAAACACATTTGGAAATGAATTATTTATTAATACATATGATTTTGTAGTAAAAAAGGGGACTACTGAGAATACAGATAGTTACTCCGCCTTTTATGAGGATTTTAAAACCAAAAAAGAAAATAGTTTAGAAAATATATTAAATGAATATAAAATAAAAAAATTAATTGTATTAGGATTAGCCGGAGATGTATGCGTATTGGAAACTATAAAAACAGCCTTAGAAAGAGGTTTTGACATTGTAGTATTGAACGATTATATAAAAAGTGTAAACAAAAAAAATATAAATAAAATTTTAGAATCAGAAAATTTAAGCAACGAAGTAAAAATTATTTAATTTATTCTTATTTTTATTAAAAATATAATTTGAAATTTTAAAAAGATGAAAAATACCACTTGACTTTTTTAAAGTTGAGTGGTATTATTTTAATGTATCGATAATATATAAAAGGTGGTGTTTTTTATGAAAAAAAATAGATTAACACGTTGCCCTGTATGCGGTGGTGAATTGATTATTTCAGAATTTAAATGTCCTGAATGTGACGTTACTATTAGAGGTAATTTCCATCTGGATGATTTTGCAAAGCTTTCTGATGAACAATTATATTTTTTAAAGATTTTTATAAAAAATAGAGGTAATCTTTCTGATGTTCAAAAAGAAATAGGTATTTCTTATCCTACAGCAAAGGCAAGATTGGAGGGGGTAGTCAGGGCTATGGGATTTATTGAGGAAAAAACTAGAATTGATACATTAAAAATTCTTGAAAAAATAGAAAAAGGGGAACTAACTCCAGAAGAAGCCAAGGAAATTTTAAGAGGAAAGAAGGGGGAATAATGAACGGGATTTTGAAACCTGAAAAAAGTGTCAAAGAGATAATTTTAAACTTCGTAGATGTGGATATAGATATTGAGTATGGTAATGAAAATATTTTTGAATATGAAGATTTTCCTGAAAATATTGAAATAGAAAACTATGTAGAAAACGAAAAATGGTATTTAAATGTTAAACCAAAATCTGATTCGTTTATATCAAAAATGTTTGGTTTTTCATTTAACTTCAGTTCTGGTGGATATGTAAAATTAAAAATTAACTCAGATATTTTAAATATTTCAATTAACAATGTAAATGGCGATGTATCTTTAAATAAAGTTTCACTTAATAATTTTTATGTCAAAAGCATTTCAGGAGATACTGGTATATATAATTCAAAAATAAAATTCCTTGAATTTTACACCACAAGTGGTGATTTAGAAACAACCAATTCTCCAATTTATTCTTTAAATATTAAAACAATTTCTGGAGATTGTGAATTAGATTATCTAACAGAAAACTTTAAAGAAGCTAAAATAAAAACCGTTTCGGGAGATATTGATTTATATATCGCTGGAAAAGAGGAAGTATTTATAAATAAAAACACCGCGCCCTCTGGTGATGTACATACAAATCTTTCTTTAAAATTCGAGCATTCAACAGATAGATTTATTAATTTCAAAAGTGTGAGTGGTGATTTAACTATTAAAGAAAAAAAGAAAACACAAAATAATGATGTTGTGTTTGAAGAAAATAAAAAAACAAAAATCAACAACTTATTAACTCCAGAAGAACAAAAAATATTAGAATTATATAACGCTGGAAAAATAAATAGAGAATTTGCGATTGAATTATTGGAAAATGTTGGATATACTCAAAGCGATGCTGAATCTTTTTTAAATGACTATATTGGCGGGGATAATAAATGAAAAAACTGCTTATATCAATTATTGTAATAATAAATTTAATTTCATTTGCTGCTAATTATGATTTAAACATTAGACTAATTGAAAAAGAAAAAGCTATTTTAGGTTATTTAACTGTTACTTTAGAAAATAATGAAGAACCATATTTTGCTTTATTTCCTAATTTAGATAGTCATGATAATCCTTATTTAAACTCTTTATTCGAATCAAAAGAAAAAAGTAGAATCGATATTATTAAAGTAACTGATGAAAATAACAATCTTTTAGATTTTTCTTATGAAAATTATCCTTCAAAAAAGTTTAGAAATTATCAAAGAAAAAATGGAATACTAAAAGTAAACACTAATAAAAAAATATTAAAAATTACATTTAAAACATATTTTTCAAAAAAAGCCAACGCTGATAATGTTACTTTTGATGATATCTATATTTGGCGATTTGGATGGTACCCTATAGTAATAAATAAAAATAGTGATTATTTACTTCCACATCATACCGTATCTGTAAAGATTGAAAACAACGATAATTTTATACCTATATTGTCAGGCAAAAAAATAAATGGAAAATACTATTCTGAAGGAAAATATGTTTCTATGCCTATAGTTTTTATAAAAAAGGAGTCATTCAATAAGTTATCGCTAAATTCAAAGGATTATATTATAAATATATGGTATAGAAAAGGTCAGGAACAAAGAGCAGCAGTTATGGCAACACATGTTATTAAAGCTTTAGAACTACATACAAAAGATTTTGGGAAATTGAAATATTCAACTATTAATGTTGTGCAAGATCCATATCCGGGAATGTATGGTATGGCAGCTGATGGAATGTTTTTATTAGGAGATGGATTCTTTACAACTGCGGATTTAGTTTTACCTGGATTATTAGAACCATTAACTTTTTATGTGGTTTCACACGAATTAGCTCATATGTGGTTTGGAATTGGAGTGGGTGTCGATTTTGCAGATAATAATTTTATGAGCGAATCTTTAGCAGATTATTCTGCACATATATCAATGTATGAAAAGTATGGTGATGATAGATTATACAATATTTATTTACCAGATATTTTAACCGATAGTTTTTCAGAAACTCTCGTTAAAAATTTTTCAGTTCTTGATCAAAAAGGCATATTCAATTTAGGTTATTACAAGATAGAAAATGCTGTTACTGATGATATTGATAAAATTCCAGTTAACTTTGCATCCTATATTTATTATAATAAAGGTAAAAGAGCTTTATTTTCATTGGGGGACTATTTAGGAAGAAGAAAACTAACTAATATACTTGCAGAATATTATGAAAAATATAATGAGAAAAGCCCTACAGAGAATGATTTTTTAACTTTTTTATCAAAATATGTAGATAAAGATATTTTATATGATTTATTTATTAATAAGAAAAATTTTGATGCATCTATTAAACATAAAGATAACAAAATTATAATTGATCTTGATGATATGAAAATTCCTACAAAAATAAGGGTTTTAACCAAAGAGGGGACAAAAGAATATGTGACAGTCAAAAATATAGAATATAACGTTAAAGATATATTAGCTATTGATATAGATCCAGATATGCATACATTTGATGTTGAAAGACATAATAATCATTATCCACCTTTAATAAAGTCAAATTTATTATTAAATGATGATATTTCAAAATTTGATGCTTATGAGATAAATTTCAAAACAAGCTTTAATACTGTAAATAATTTTTATCAAAACTCTTCTTTTGTGTCATTTGAAAAATTCCCTTATTATAATTTTGACTTAGGATATTATTCTTTATATTCTGATACATTTTCAGTGTTGGATTTAGGAATAAATTCAAATATAAATCTCAAACCAAATCCATGGTTTAGTCTAAATTTAAATTATTTAAAAAGTTTATATAATTCATATCAAAATTTATCCGGTCAATTATCTATATCAATACCAACTCAATTAGATATTGGAAGTTCATCAAAAGCTATTGCTTATTCAACAACTTTTCTCTTAAATGGCGAATTTATTGATTTAAAAAATTATCTGATAAATCCAACCTTAATCTATGAAAATCTTTATAACCTGGGCATATATCTTTCTGGTAGTTATTATCTTATCAATAATAACGAAAATTATGTCAATGCTTATACTTTAAATACAGCTTATTTTTTTGATAATTATTTACCATTTTTAAATTCATTTAGTTTAGAATTAAAATATGCAGATAGTTCAGTATTTAATCCGTTATATGATAAAATTTCTTTACTTGAAGAACCAGACGCACTACTTTCACAATTTAATCTTGTTAAAGAAGTGTATGGTATTAACCTTGATTTATTTAATTTTTCAGATGAATCAGATAAAAGAATTAATGTATTTAATCTATTCTCTATTGGAGACATTGATTATACTCTAAATGGCATTTACAAATTAATAGATTATGATAATTTATTTGGACTAACTTTTGATATATCACCAGAAATCTATTTTATAACTGATGAGAATATACCTATTGATTTGGAATTCGGAACATATTATTTACCATCAAAAAATTTGTATTCAATTACATTTTCATTCTCAACAACACTTGATACAACTATTAGAAATATTATTAAATAACAAATGCCAGCTTTTTGCTGGCATTTGTTATATTTTAAATTCTTCAACTTTTTGTTTAAGAAGAATTTTTGCTATTCTCATTGATGCTTTTCCATCACCAAAAGGGTTTTTAGCTTTTGACATTTTTGAATAAAATTCATTATCGAAGGTCAATTTATTCATATATTCTAAAACCACTTCTTTATTCGTCCCTATTAATTTTGCTGTACCTGCTTCGATAGCTTCAGGTCTTTCTGTAGTTTTTCTTAATACCAATGTAGGTTTTCCCAAAGCAGGAGCTTCTTCTTGAATTCCACCTGAATCTGTCATTATAAAATATGAACCTGACATTAATGCTGTAAATTCAAGATATTCCACTGGATCTATTAATATTGCATTCTCTAATTTTTCTAATTCTGGAAACACAATTTCTCTTACAGCTGGATTTAAATGTACCGGAAATACAAGATAAATATCTTTATTTTCTAATAAAAATTCTTTCACTGCATGCATTACACTCTTCATTGGTTCTCCCCAATTTTCTCTCCTATGCATTGTCATTAATATATATTTTTTATCTTTTAATCCATATTTTTCCAATATTTTTTCTATTTTATCTTTATTTTTTTCTATAACCCATAACAATGCATCTATCACAGTATTTCCAGTAATATAAATTCTATCTTCAGAAATACCTTCTTTTAGTAGATTATTTTTGGATATTTGTGTTGGAGGGAAGTGTATAGAACTTATAACAGTTGTTAATCTTCTATTCATTTCTTCAGGAAATGGATTATATATGTTATCTGTTCTCAAACCCGCTTCAACATGTCCAACAGGAATTTTATAATAAAATGATATTAAGGCCCCTACAAATGTGGATGTTGTATCGCCTTGCACTAATATATAATCAAAGTTCTCTTCTCTCATTATTTTATCCAATTTATCAATTAAATTTTTTGTTAATTCTGGTAATGTTTGCCTATGTGTCATGACATTTAAATCAAAATCTGGTTTTATATCGAAAAGTTCTAATACCTGATCTAACATTTCTCTGTGCTGTGCTGTTGCTATTACTTTTGCTTCTATTCCATATTCTTTTAATGTGTGATAAACTGGTGCCATCTTTATTGCTTCTGGCCTTGTACCAAATATTAATCCAACTTTCATACTATTCCTCCTTTATTCTTTTCCAAAAACTTTTATTACCTTTTTTTATTAGGGTTATTATTTTTTCATCCCTCAAATAATTTAATATTTTTCTCATTTTAGATTCTGATATATGTGGAAATTTTTCTTTTAATTGAGCAAATTTAAATCCATCAGGAAAATCATTATCTATAGCTTTTTTTATTTGAAGATATATATCATTCCCTTTTTTTGAAGTTTTATATTCCTCTATAATTTCCGCAATTTTAAAATGTGGTGTATCTTCTTTATGCGATTTTATAGCTTCAAAATATCTATAAGTCCATTGATTAGCAAGTTTTCTGTTCCCAGCAAACACTATTGTAAGTTCAGAATGATAGGCGAACAATTCTGCTATAGCTTTTTCAAAAAATGAAGGAGTATAATATTTTCCTATTTTATCTATATTTAGGAAATCTGAATAATTTGCTTCAATTACAAGCGCAGGATTTTTAAATCCTTTTAGATTTACTAAATGTTGATGAAAGAATGCCATTTGAGAAAATTCTTTCAATAAATTTTCAAATGTTTTTCTTTCAACAATAGAAATTATCTCATCATTATCTATTAAAGCATAATCTCCAACTGGTAATTTTCTTTTTGAAATAATTGATTCTGGAAATCTCCATGGATATTTTTCATTTGAATCAATAACTATACTTAATGTTTTATGATAATATGTAGTTAATTTTACTCTTGGTTTGTTTTGTTTTAGCCCCTGTTCGGTTCTCCAAAATATTTGTTCATATTCACCAGGTTTGGTTTTATACTTCTTTTTTAAAAATAAAAAATCACATCTTTTCCTTATTTCTCTATCGAGAATTATTACTAACCTTTTCCCCAATCTTTCCATATACAA from Marinitoga aeolica harbors:
- a CDS encoding M1 family aminopeptidase, encoding MKKLLISIIVIINLISFAANYDLNIRLIEKEKAILGYLTVTLENNEEPYFALFPNLDSHDNPYLNSLFESKEKSRIDIIKVTDENNNLLDFSYENYPSKKFRNYQRKNGILKVNTNKKILKITFKTYFSKKANADNVTFDDIYIWRFGWYPIVINKNSDYLLPHHTVSVKIENNDNFIPILSGKKINGKYYSEGKYVSMPIVFIKKESFNKLSLNSKDYIINIWYRKGQEQRAAVMATHVIKALELHTKDFGKLKYSTINVVQDPYPGMYGMAADGMFLLGDGFFTTADLVLPGLLEPLTFYVVSHELAHMWFGIGVGVDFADNNFMSESLADYSAHISMYEKYGDDRLYNIYLPDILTDSFSETLVKNFSVLDQKGIFNLGYYKIENAVTDDIDKIPVNFASYIYYNKGKRALFSLGDYLGRRKLTNILAEYYEKYNEKSPTENDFLTFLSKYVDKDILYDLFINKKNFDASIKHKDNKIIIDLDDMKIPTKIRVLTKEGTKEYVTVKNIEYNVKDILAIDIDPDMHTFDVERHNNHYPPLIKSNLLLNDDISKFDAYEINFKTSFNTVNNFYQNSSFVSFEKFPYYNFDLGYYSLYSDTFSVLDLGINSNINLKPNPWFSLNLNYLKSLYNSYQNLSGQLSISIPTQLDIGSSSKAIAYSTTFLLNGEFIDLKNYLINPTLIYENLYNLGIYLSGSYYLINNNENYVNAYTLNTAYFFDNYLPFLNSFSLELKYADSSVFNPLYDKISLLEEPDALLSQFNLVKEVYGINLDLFNFSDESDKRINVFNLFSIGDIDYTLNGIYKLIDYDNLFGLTFDISPEIYFITDENIPIDLEFGTYYLPSKNLYSITFSFSTTLDTTIRNIIK
- the wecB gene encoding non-hydrolyzing UDP-N-acetylglucosamine 2-epimerase; this translates as MKVGLIFGTRPEAIKMAPVYHTLKEYGIEAKVIATAQHREMLDQVLELFDIKPDFDLNVMTHRQTLPELTKNLIDKLDKIMREENFDYILVQGDTTSTFVGALISFYYKIPVGHVEAGLRTDNIYNPFPEEMNRRLTTVISSIHFPPTQISKNNLLKEGISEDRIYITGNTVIDALLWVIEKNKDKIEKILEKYGLKDKKYILMTMHRRENWGEPMKSVMHAVKEFLLENKDIYLVFPVHLNPAVREIVFPELEKLENAILIDPVEYLEFTALMSGSYFIMTDSGGIQEEAPALGKPTLVLRKTTERPEAIEAGTAKLIGTNKEVVLEYMNKLTFDNEFYSKMSKAKNPFGDGKASMRIAKILLKQKVEEFKI
- a CDS encoding ERCC4 domain-containing protein, producing the protein MRNTFFILEKLENKKFPYKLTIIQGEKVLLSLRVQEKWPGQKGHIFCIREKENIIPEPTKIIEKVPILYMERLGKRLVIILDREIRKRCDFLFLKKKYKTKPGEYEQIFWRTEQGLKQNKPRVKLTTYYHKTLSIVIDSNEKYPWRFPESIISKRKLPVGDYALIDNDEIISIVERKTFENLLKEFSQMAFFHQHLVNLKGFKNPALVIEANYSDFLNIDKIGKYYTPSFFEKAIAELFAYHSELTIVFAGNRKLANQWTYRYFEAIKSHKEDTPHFKIAEIIEEYKTSKKGNDIYLQIKKAIDNDFPDGFKFAQLKEKFPHISESKMRKILNYLRDEKIITLIKKGNKSFWKRIKEE